CAGCCACGTGATGATGCCGAAGTAGCCGAAATTCTGCACGCTGGTGAGGATCGTCAGAGCCAGGGTGATCTTCACCGTCTCCCGATCCTTGATCAGTGCAGCGATCTTCGCACCGAAGGCTGCCGGCACCCCACCCGCATCGGCCTCGCCACGGGCCGCCTCGGCGGAGCTCTCCTCTGCTTCCTGTGCCTTGACGAATGTCTCCGGCTCCTCGACTCCGCGGCGGATGACGAAGGCGAAGACGGCGGGGACGAGGCCGATGACGAACAGTGCCCGCCACCCCCATAGGGCGATGACGGGAGCCGAGACGACGGCTGCGGCGAAGACGCCGAGTTGGAATCCGACTCCCACCCATGACGTCGCCCGCGCTCGCTGATCGGCACGTACCGCCTCGGCGGCCAAGGCCATGCCGATGCCGAACTCACCGCCGATTCCGATTCCGGCGATGAACCGGTAGGCCGCGAGATCCCAATACCCCTGCGCCAGCGCCGACAGCCCGGTGAACACCGCGAAGATGAGAACCGTCCAGGTGAGAACCCTCACCCGACCGTGGCGGTCGGCGAGGGCGCCGAAGACGATTCCGCCGACCACGGCGCCGAGCAGAGTGATCGTCGACAGAGATCCGGCTGCGACGTCGCTGAGCCCGAAGGAGGCGATGATGCCCGACAGGGCGAAGCTGAGGATGAGGAGGTCGAATCCGTCAAGTCCGTAGCCGACGGCGGCGGCGACGAGCGCTCTGCGCCGGTAACCGCGATCGTCCGAATCATCGGTGGTGGTCAGCGGAGTCGATGCACTCATACGCGGTCTCAGTTCGGTTCACGGATCGGAAAACGGCCGCAGACCATTATGCCCCACGACCGTTCACCGATTCTTCAGTCCCTGCTCAGTCAGACGCGAGCGCCCTCACCGAGGCGGTACCGGGCACCCGTATGATCATCGGCCAGGCGGGGGCCGGTGCCGGTGAGCTGTTCGCGCAGTGTGGCGCCGACGGTCGGCTCGGGCAGGAGCCCGCGACGGCGCAGTTCGGGCGAGACGTACTTCGTGAAGCGTTCGGCATCGGCCGGGCGCACGGCCGCGGCGATGTTGAATCCGTCGATATCGGCATCGTCCATCCACCGTTGGAATTCGTCCGCAATGGTCTCCGGTGAGCCGGTGATGACCGGTCCGCGCCCGCCGAGGGCGACGAACTCCGCGAGGTCACGGATCGTCCAGGGCTTGTCTCCGGCCATGGTGGTGAAGGAGGCGAGCGCGGACTGGTTGGCTTCGGTCGACACGTATTCCAGGGTGTCATCGGGTGAGGCTCCGGAGAGGTCGACTCCGGTCCATCCGCCGAACAGCGACAGCGCGGATTCGGTGTCGACGTAGCGACGATAGTCGGCCAGACGCGCCTCGGCGGCTTCGTCGGTGTCGTCGACGATGACGGTGGCCAGGGCGAAGATCTTCACCGAGTCACGGGCGCGGCCGCGCTCTTCGAGTCCGTGACGGACCTTGTCGACCCAGCTGCGCAGAATCTCCGGGGTCGGTCCGGAGAAGAAGATCGCCTCGGCGTGGTCGAGTGCGAATTCCTGCCCTCGTTTGGATGCGCCGGCCTGGAAGAGCAGCGGGGTGCCCTGCGGGCCGGGGACAGCGAGCGCCTGACCGGGAACCGTGAAGAACTTGCCGTCGTGGCCGATGTCGCGGACCTCATCCGGGTCGACGAAGACGTTGTTCTCGGCATCGGCCTTGAGTGCATCCGCGGTGATCGAGCCCTCGAACAGTTTGTACATGACCTCCATGAACTCATCGGCCCTGTCGTAGCGCTCGTCGTGCGGGATCTGGCCCTTGAGTCCGAGGTTGCGGGCGGCAGAGTCGACATAGCTGGTGACGATGTTCCAGGCCACACGACCGTTGGTGAAGTGATCGAGGGTGGTCAGGGTGCGGGCGAGCAGGTAGGGCTTCTCATAGGTCACCGAGGCGGTCACACCGAATCCCAGCGTCTTCGTCGCTGCTGCCATGGCGGGAACTGCGACAAGGGGGTCGAGCAGAGGGAACTGCACTCCCCCGCGGTTCGTGACATCGGCGTTGCCGCCGTACACGTCGTAGACGCCGAGGATGTCGGCAAGGAAGAGCGAAGAGAATCCTCCGTCTTCGAGGGTCTTGGCCAAGTCTGTCCAGAAGGACAGCTGGGTGAATTCGTCGACTCGTGATTCCGGGTGGCGCCACAGTCCAGGCGACTGGTGGACCGGGGTCATCATGTCGAAGGCATTGAGCAGGATCGGTTTCGTCATGGGTGTCTCCTAATCGTGGTGGTGCGATGAGTGTGGCCGAGGTATCGGCAGGGGCGTTCAGTCCGTGGTGCGTGCGAGCGCTCGGGCAGGATCTATTGCGCCGATGGCTGCGATGAGCGAGAGGACGCACAGCAGGGTGAGGTAGCCGCAGATGAGCCAGGGCGAGTGTCCTCCGGCGACGTAGAGCAGCGCCGCGACCATGGGCATGATTCCGCCGCCGATGACGGTGCCCAGCTGGTAGCCCATGTTCACTCCCGAGTAGCGGACTTCGATGGGGAACTGTTCGGCGAACCAGGCGGCTTGCGGGCCGTAGACAGCATCGTGAGCGAGGTTCATGCCGAGGATGACGACCAGTGGAAGAAGTCCCAGTGGGCCCGCGTCGAGGAAGGCGAAGAAGAACCATCCGAACACTGCGATGCCGATGAGCCCGAAGATGGTCACGGGTTTGCGGCCGACCCGGTCGGAAGCCCAGCCCCAGGCCGGTCCGGTCACCAGACCCACCGCCGAGGCGATCATGACCGCCGTGACACCCGAGGTCGAGTCGCTGCGGTTCTCCGCCAGGTAGCTGAGCATGTAGACGGTGATGAGGTAGAAGACGCTGTTCTGTGCCAGGCGCAGCCCGATGGTGACGAGCAGGACTCGCGGATGAGCGGTCAGCACTTCCCGCAGCGGAGCCTTGGCGACCTGCCCGGAGTCCTTGAGTTCCTGGAATTCAGGTGCATCGGAGACGCCGAGGCGGATCCACAAGCCCAGTGCCACGAGCAGCGCGGAGGCGAGGAAGGGGATGCGCCAGCCGAATGCTTCGAACGCATCGTCGCTCATGAGATTCTGGACGACGAAGAAGGAGCTGGTGGCCAACAGCATTCCCGCTGCGGACCCGATCTGGGTGAAGGACCCGAAGAGCCCGCGCTTGCGGGCAGGTGCATGCTCAACCGAGAGCAGAGCCGATCCGCCCCATTCGGCTCCGGCCGACAGTCCCTGCACGATACGCAGGACGACGAGGGAGACCGCGGCCCACCAGCCGATTGCATCGAAGTTCGGGACCAGACCGATGAGCGTCGATGCCGTCCCCATGGACAGCAGGGAGACGACGAGCAGAGCCTTGCGTCCGACACGGTCCCCGAGGTGGCCGGCGACGATTCCGCCCAAGGGGCGGGCGAAGAACCCGACGGCGAGGGTGGCGAAGGAGGCGAGTCGGCTGCCGAGTTCACTGTCCGAGGGGAAGAACTGGACGTTGAAGATCAGGGCTGCGGCGGTGCCGTAGAGATAGAAGTCGTACCACTCGATCGTCGTCCCGGCGAATGCCGAGGCCAGCACTCGCGTCTTTCCGGACAGGAGCCGCTGGGGTGGATCCTGGGTGCTCGGTCCGGTGACCGGAGTCTGCGTCATGTGGTGCTCCTCTGCGGCGGGGTTCGGGCGGCTCGCTTCCAGACGAGCGCATGTTTCGCTGAGCAATCTATGCCCGGACTCCGCCGGTACCTGCACATTGGTGTCACGTCCCGACTCTCAGCGTCATATGTGGTCATAAGTCGTCTTCGTATGACCCCGGCCACGCCGTCGGCGCTTCTGCTTTGCAATGATCGACCTCAACGGCACCAGCAGACGACCCCGTCGGCTCTGTCTGCTCAACAGAACTACAGATACCTGAGACACCGACGAGCACACGAACACAGAGGTGAAGGAATGACACTCTTGGCAGACCCCACCATTCAATCACCGGCACCGGTGATCCCCGCAACGCCTGATACTCTCCGTGAGACCTTCTCCCACTTCCCGCAGGGAGTCGCCTTCATCGGCGCCGAGATCGATGGGGCACCAACGGGACTCGTCGCCTCTACCCTCACCGTCGGCGTCTCGCTCGACCCACCGCTGGTCAGCATCGCGGTCCAGAACTCATCGACCACCTGGCCCACTCTGCGTCGGGCCCCTGAGTTCGGGATCTCCCTGCTGGGTTCCGACCAGGAGCACCTGGCCAGGCAGCTGGCGGCGAAGGACCGCAGCCGACGCTTCACCGGCGTCAGCCCCGAGGTCACAGCCGGCGGCGGCCTGACGATTCCCGGCAGCTCGGCCTTCCTCTGGACCCGGCTCTACGCGGAGGTCGCGGCCGGCGATCACACGGTGGCTCTGCTCGAGATCCTCGGCACCCGCAATGACGACGGACCCGAGGCCCTGGTCTTCCACCGCAGCGAGTTCAAGAGCCTACGCGTCTCCTGACCCTGTCCGGCCTCGGTGTCGCATCCTTGACTTGCCTTCGAACACATGTTCGAATTAAGTCATGCGGTGGAACGAAGCGAGCGACAGCACTGACTCGGGCTCCCCGGTCCTCTTCGGAACGAAGGGACTGATCCAGTCGGTGCAGACGCCGGAATTCTCAGGAATCACCTTCCACGAGGTGCTCGCGAAGTCTGCCCTGAACAGGGTTCCGCGGTCGAGTTCCATGCCCTTCTCCTGGACCGTCAACCCCTACCGCGGCTGCTCGCATGCCTGCGTGTACTGCTTCGCCAGGAACACCCACCGTTATCTCGATCTCGACTCCGGGTCCGACTTCGATCGCCAGGTCGTCGTCAAGGTCAATATCGCCGAGGTCCTCTCTGCCGAACTGGCGCGCCCGAAGTGGTCGCGTGATCATGTCGCACTGGGCACGAACACCGACCCCTATCAGCGGGCCGAAGGCCGCTACTCCCTGATGCCGGGGATCATCACCGCCCTGGCCGAACGGTCGACGCCGATGTCGATTCTGACCAAGGGCACTCTGCTGCGCCGCGATCTGCCGCTGCTGGCCCGCGTCGCCGAAGACGCTCCTGTGGAGATCAGCATGTCGATCGCTGTCCACGACGACGCACTGCAGCAGAGCATCGAACCCGGCACCCCGACGACGAAGGCCCGTCTGGCCACCGTGCGCGCGGCCGCCGAACTCGGGTTCGATGTCACCGTGTTCATGATGCCGATCATGCCCAAACTCACCGACTCCCGCGACCGCCTCGAGTCCGCACTTCGAGCGATCAAGGACGCCGGGACCGCACGAGTCGTCTTTGGAGCGCTGCACCTGCGCCCCGGAGCCCGCGAGTGGTTCTTCGAATGGCTCGAACGCGAACACCCCGAGCTCCTCCCCCGGTACCGCACGATGTATGCCCGGTCGTCCTATGCGTCGAAGGAGTATCGTCGGTGGCTCGGTGAGCGCATCAACCCGCTCATCGACCGCTATGGCCTGCGCGGCCGCAGCGATGACGACTACCCGGCGACGTCCCGGATGCGCGGCCGCACGGACTCGGGCCGAATTCCACAGCAGACAGGCGCGCAGGCGGCACCGGCCCAGCAGTTCACTGCCCCGGCTCAGCAGGCACTGTTCTGAACCAGAGCCGCGGAATATCCACGGGACGGGCGCGGTTGACATTGCTATGAAGATTGAGATCTGGTCGGACATCGCCTGCCCCTGGTGCTATATCGGAAAACGCCGCTTCGAGGCAGCCCTCGACGGCTTCGCACACAAGGACGATGTCGACGTCCAATGGCGCAGCTTCCAGCTCGACCCGAACTTGCCCGATCACTTCGACGGCACCGAGACCGAATACCTCAGCCAGATGAAGGGCATGCCCGCCGCTCAGGTGCGGCAGATGTTCGATCATGTATGGCAGCAGGCCGCCGAAGTCGGCCTGAATTACGACTTCGACTCGATCGTCGTGGCGAACAGCTTCACCGCTCACCGCTTCCTCCACTTCGCCAAGACTCACGGACTCATGTCTGAAGCCAAGGAGTCGCTGCTGTCGGGCCACTTCGAGAAGGGGCGCGACATCGGTGACATCGACTATCTCGCCGAGGTGGGCCAAGAGATCGGCCTCGACTCCGACAGAGTCCGCCGAGTCCTCGCAAGCGATGAATACGCGGACGAGGTGCGATCCGATATCAGTCAGGCCCGCTCGCTCGGCGCGGGCGGCGTCCCGTTCTTCGTCATCGACCGCAAGTACGGAATCTCCGGGGCACAGCCTGCCGAGGTCTTCACCCAGGCCCTCGAGACTGCATGGGACGAAGGGCAGAAGCTCACAGTCCTCGCCGGCACTCCGCAGTCAACGGGCAAGGACTCGGCAGAGGATTTCGCCGGGGCCACAGTCTGCGGCCCCGACGGCTGCCACTGACCACAACACCTCCCCCTTATTACTACCTGGCGGCGGCCCAGATACCTCGCGCGAGGTTGCTGAGCCGCCGACAGGTAGCAACAGGAGGTCCGCGCAGAACTTTCAGCTGATCAGATCAGCGGAACGTTCGGGTAGCGCACGGCGCCGTCCGGGTCGGTCACCGGCGCGCCGATCATCCCGGCCGCAGCATCGATGAGGAAGCGTCCGACCTGCTCCCAGTTTCCCTTGTTTGCATCCTCATTCATCTTCGCCTCCTGGTCGGCACAGACGCCGACGACCATGCTCCCCAGCAGGTAGGCGCGACCCCGCAGAACGCTCTCGGGGATACCGTCGACCGCTCCGTTGATGAATCGCAGATCGTCAGGCAGGTTCGCGTCCCCGATCACCTCTTTGGCCACCGCGACGGCGGATGGGACCGCCGAGATCTGAGACATGAACTGCGCTCTCCAGCTGGGCTTCGGCAGGCTGTCGAGCAGCTCGATGAGCGGGCGCAGACGAGCCGTGACGAGCTCATGGATGTTCGGCGATTCACCCAGCTGCTCCATCAGCTCGCGCCTGCGTCGGGACATCTCCTCGTGGTGGCGCTCCACGAGCGCACGCAGCAGTCCGTCTCGGCCGCCGAAGTGGTAGGCGACTGCCGAATGGTTCGCCGCCCCGGCATGTTCGACGATTCGCCGATTCGATACCGCATCGATCCCATTGCGCGCGAACAGCTCTTCTGCAGCGTCGAGCAGCGCATCGCGCGCTCGGTCACCCTGACTGGCCATTCCCTCATCTTTCCATTCGCTCGCGAAATCACAACTTCTCGGTTTTACGATATTAAGTCATGTGTCTTAAACTGGCGAAGTTCACCGTGATCGACGAAGATCACACGACTTCCGATCCGCCAGGGGGACGACAATGTCCGATAGCCAACCGCGAACGAGAAAAGAGGCCCTCGAGTCCGAGCACCCGACATCGCACCCGGCGTCCGACTCCGAGGCCGGCTCGACTGTGACCACCGAGGATCAAGCAGCGGCCAAACGCGCGAAAGCTGAATTCATCGGCCGCACCGTTGCGATCTTCCTCATGCCGCTCGTCTTCGTGGGGATGATGATCACGAGCTATCTGGGAACCATGCACTCCCCAGAAGCCAACGACATGCCCATCGTGGTGGCGGGGTCATCGGCCAAGGCCGATGATGTGACATTTGCGATCAACGGCGCCGAACCCGACGCCTTCGATATCGAGACGACCGATGATGTCTACGACGCCCGCCAGGACGTCTATGACAGGGAGGCCTCGGCGGCGATCATCGTCAAGGGCGATACCGCGACGATCGTCACCGCCAGCGGAGCCGGAGTCCAACAGTCGACCACCGTCGAGCAGCTCGTGCGTCCCGCGCTCGCTGAAGACGGCTTCACGGTCAAGACCGACGACATCGTCCCGCTGCCGGACAACGATCCGTCCGGAATGGCGGCGATGTTCCTCATGACTTCCATCGTCATGGCCGGCTACATGCCCTTCAGCGTTCTTCGGTCGAATTCGCCTGAACTGCTGAAGTTCAATCGCATCGTGCCGATCCTCGCTGGGTGGTCGGCTGCCATCGCCGGCCTCGTGTGGACCGTGGCCTGCCCGATCCTCGACGTTGTCGACGCCAAGGACACAGTGGCGGTGCTCGGCATCGCCTGGTTGGGAGTCTTCGCGATCTCCTCTGTCCAGCTCTTCATCACCCGCCTCGTCGGTGCTCTTGGTGTGATCCTCGGAATCCTCTTCCTCATGGTCCTCGGCATGCCGTCGTCGAATATGGCGATGCCGGTCTACAGCATGCCGAAGTTCTTCCGCTTCGCCCACGAGTTCCTGCCGATGCCTGCGATCGGCGAGTCGCTGCGCTCCGTCCTCTACTTCGACGGCGACGGGGTCACCGGACACCTGTTCGTGCTTGCCCTCGGAACGGTGGCCGGTCTGCTGCTGACGAAGATCTATGACCATTTCTATGCCAAGCGCAATTCGCATTCGGTGCCTCTGGACGTCAATGTGGCTGCGATCCACGGCGGGCGGAGGCCCGATACGAAACTCATGCGCTATATCTCGCTCACGCTGTTCCCACTGGCGATGGTGACCATGATGATCACGTTCATGCTCGGAGCGATGCACTCCCCCACACCGAAGGATATGCCGGTAGCGGTCGTGGGGTCCTCCGTCGAGCAAGCCGAGGACACGATCAAGCAGCTCAATGAGAAGATGGACGGAAAGTTTGAGTTCACCGCGCTCGATGACAAGGGCGAAGCACGTCGACTCGTCGAGAACCGCGATGAGGTCGCTGCCCTCGTCCTGCCGAGCGAGAAGAGCCGGGACTTCGAGCTCCTGGCCAACCAAGCCGGCAACAACGCCTCTTACCGTGTGGCCGTACAGGTCTTCGAGCAGGTAGCCCAGGCGCAGGACTCCGATCTCACCGTCGACAACCTGAAGCCCCTTCCCGATCGGGACAAGTACGGCGTGGTCGTGATGTACGTGGCGATGGGCTGGATCCTCGCCGGCTTCATGGTCATCATCGTTGCCGCCAATGCCAACCCGTGGACCAGGCCGCTGAAGCGGATGCTGCCGATCATCGTCGCCTACGCACCATTCATGTCCCTGGTCGTCGCGACCATCGCCGGACCGATCACCGGCGCAGTCGACGGGCATTTCGCGCAGTTGTGGGGTTCCGGCATCATCGCTATCGCCTGCATCTCCATGTTCGCCATGGTCTTCGAAAGGCTGCTGGGCATGTTCGCGATCATCCCCGTCATCGGCACGCTCATGTTCGCCGGTGTGCCGTCATCGAACGGTGCGCTCTCGCAGTACATGGTGCCGAAGTTCTTCACCACTC
Above is a window of Brevibacterium siliguriense DNA encoding:
- a CDS encoding flavin reductase family protein, translating into MTLLADPTIQSPAPVIPATPDTLRETFSHFPQGVAFIGAEIDGAPTGLVASTLTVGVSLDPPLVSIAVQNSSTTWPTLRRAPEFGISLLGSDQEHLARQLAAKDRSRRFTGVSPEVTAGGGLTIPGSSAFLWTRLYAEVAAGDHTVALLEILGTRNDDGPEALVFHRSEFKSLRVS
- a CDS encoding MFS transporter, with translation MSASTPLTTTDDSDDRGYRRRALVAAAVGYGLDGFDLLILSFALSGIIASFGLSDVAAGSLSTITLLGAVVGGIVFGALADRHGRVRVLTWTVLIFAVFTGLSALAQGYWDLAAYRFIAGIGIGGEFGIGMALAAEAVRADQRARATSWVGVGFQLGVFAAAVVSAPVIALWGWRALFVIGLVPAVFAFVIRRGVEEPETFVKAQEAEESSAEAARGEADAGGVPAAFGAKIAALIKDRETVKITLALTILTSVQNFGYFGIITWLPNYLSEQMDLGVTKGSLWTAVTVMGMLAGILIFGQVADRLGRRPAFWIFQAGAIVTILAYSKFTDPSALLAGGFFMGAFANGMLGGHGALLAELYPTAIRATAQNVIFNIGRAIGGLAPVVIALLAGHLGFGFALALLPIVYFIQFLAMFLIPERRGHSLD
- a CDS encoding DsbA family oxidoreductase, whose protein sequence is MKIEIWSDIACPWCYIGKRRFEAALDGFAHKDDVDVQWRSFQLDPNLPDHFDGTETEYLSQMKGMPAAQVRQMFDHVWQQAAEVGLNYDFDSIVVANSFTAHRFLHFAKTHGLMSEAKESLLSGHFEKGRDIGDIDYLAEVGQEIGLDSDRVRRVLASDEYADEVRSDISQARSLGAGGVPFFVIDRKYGISGAQPAEVFTQALETAWDEGQKLTVLAGTPQSTGKDSAEDFAGATVCGPDGCH
- a CDS encoding Rv2578c family radical SAM protein, which encodes MRWNEASDSTDSGSPVLFGTKGLIQSVQTPEFSGITFHEVLAKSALNRVPRSSSMPFSWTVNPYRGCSHACVYCFARNTHRYLDLDSGSDFDRQVVVKVNIAEVLSAELARPKWSRDHVALGTNTDPYQRAEGRYSLMPGIITALAERSTPMSILTKGTLLRRDLPLLARVAEDAPVEISMSIAVHDDALQQSIEPGTPTTKARLATVRAAAELGFDVTVFMMPIMPKLTDSRDRLESALRAIKDAGTARVVFGALHLRPGAREWFFEWLEREHPELLPRYRTMYARSSYASKEYRRWLGERINPLIDRYGLRGRSDDDYPATSRMRGRTDSGRIPQQTGAQAAPAQQFTAPAQQALF
- a CDS encoding MFS transporter; the encoded protein is MTQTPVTGPSTQDPPQRLLSGKTRVLASAFAGTTIEWYDFYLYGTAAALIFNVQFFPSDSELGSRLASFATLAVGFFARPLGGIVAGHLGDRVGRKALLVVSLLSMGTASTLIGLVPNFDAIGWWAAVSLVVLRIVQGLSAGAEWGGSALLSVEHAPARKRGLFGSFTQIGSAAGMLLATSSFFVVQNLMSDDAFEAFGWRIPFLASALLVALGLWIRLGVSDAPEFQELKDSGQVAKAPLREVLTAHPRVLLVTIGLRLAQNSVFYLITVYMLSYLAENRSDSTSGVTAVMIASAVGLVTGPAWGWASDRVGRKPVTIFGLIGIAVFGWFFFAFLDAGPLGLLPLVVILGMNLAHDAVYGPQAAWFAEQFPIEVRYSGVNMGYQLGTVIGGGIMPMVAALLYVAGGHSPWLICGYLTLLCVLSLIAAIGAIDPARALARTTD
- a CDS encoding LLM class flavin-dependent oxidoreductase produces the protein MTKPILLNAFDMMTPVHQSPGLWRHPESRVDEFTQLSFWTDLAKTLEDGGFSSLFLADILGVYDVYGGNADVTNRGGVQFPLLDPLVAVPAMAAATKTLGFGVTASVTYEKPYLLARTLTTLDHFTNGRVAWNIVTSYVDSAARNLGLKGQIPHDERYDRADEFMEVMYKLFEGSITADALKADAENNVFVDPDEVRDIGHDGKFFTVPGQALAVPGPQGTPLLFQAGASKRGQEFALDHAEAIFFSGPTPEILRSWVDKVRHGLEERGRARDSVKIFALATVIVDDTDEAAEARLADYRRYVDTESALSLFGGWTGVDLSGASPDDTLEYVSTEANQSALASFTTMAGDKPWTIRDLAEFVALGGRGPVITGSPETIADEFQRWMDDADIDGFNIAAAVRPADAERFTKYVSPELRRRGLLPEPTVGATLREQLTGTGPRLADDHTGARYRLGEGARV
- a CDS encoding TetR/AcrR family transcriptional regulator, whose product is MASQGDRARDALLDAAEELFARNGIDAVSNRRIVEHAGAANHSAVAYHFGGRDGLLRALVERHHEEMSRRRRELMEQLGESPNIHELVTARLRPLIELLDSLPKPSWRAQFMSQISAVPSAVAVAKEVIGDANLPDDLRFINGAVDGIPESVLRGRAYLLGSMVVGVCADQEAKMNEDANKGNWEQVGRFLIDAAAGMIGAPVTDPDGAVRYPNVPLI
- a CDS encoding ABC transporter permease; its protein translation is MSDSQPRTRKEALESEHPTSHPASDSEAGSTVTTEDQAAAKRAKAEFIGRTVAIFLMPLVFVGMMITSYLGTMHSPEANDMPIVVAGSSAKADDVTFAINGAEPDAFDIETTDDVYDARQDVYDREASAAIIVKGDTATIVTASGAGVQQSTTVEQLVRPALAEDGFTVKTDDIVPLPDNDPSGMAAMFLMTSIVMAGYMPFSVLRSNSPELLKFNRIVPILAGWSAAIAGLVWTVACPILDVVDAKDTVAVLGIAWLGVFAISSVQLFITRLVGALGVILGILFLMVLGMPSSNMAMPVYSMPKFFRFAHEFLPMPAIGESLRSVLYFDGDGVTGHLFVLALGTVAGLLLTKIYDHFYAKRNSHSVPLDVNVAAIHGGRRPDTKLMRYISLTLFPLAMVTMMITFMLGAMHSPTPKDMPVAVVGSSVEQAEDTIKQLNEKMDGKFEFTALDDKGEARRLVENRDEVAALVLPSEKSRDFELLANQAGNNASYRVAVQVFEQVAQAQDSDLTVDNLKPLPDRDKYGVVVMYVAMGWILAGFMVIIVAANANPWTRPLKRMLPIIVAYAPFMSLVVATIAGPITGAVDGHFAQLWGSGIIAIACISMFAMVFERLLGMFAIIPVIGTLMFAGVPSSNGALSQYMVPKFFTTLHDFLPMAASVETIRSILYFDGDVVTEHLQVLGLWGLVSVALVFLIDGVKPPRTAHDFGNLHLEREREIAREQRKQALALGVSPSQQNTDDEAADQESSQGDGSHQTVQGSVVDDDSEDSESLRRAPTAGDGLTHRPSDEKIPSTV